From Pan troglodytes isolate AG18354 chromosome 9, NHGRI_mPanTro3-v2.0_pri, whole genome shotgun sequence, the proteins below share one genomic window:
- the OR5M10 gene encoding olfactory receptor 5M10 — protein MLSPNHTIVTEFILLGLTDDPVLEKILFGVFLAIYLITLAGNLCMILLIRINSHLQTPMYFFLGHLSFVDICYSSNVTPNMLHNFLSEQKTISYAGCFTQCLLFIALVITEFYILASMALDRYVAICSPLHYSSRMSKNICISLVALPYMYGFLNGLSQTLLTFHLSFCGSLEINHFYCADPPLIMLACSDTRVKKMAMFVVAGFTLSSSLFIILLSYLFIFAAIFRIRSAEGRHKAFSTCASHLTIVTLFYGTLFCMYVRPPSEKSVEESKITAVFYSFLSPMLNPLIYSLRNRDVILAIQQMIRGKSFCKTAV, from the coding sequence ATGTTGTCCCCAAACCACACCATAGTGACAGAATTCATTCTCTTGGGACTGACAGACGACCCAGTGCTAGAGAAGATCCTGTTTGGGGTGTTCCTGGCCATCTACCTAATCACGCTGGCAGGCAACCTGTGCATGATCCTGCTGATCAGGATCAATTCCCACCTGCAAACACCCATGTATTTCTTCCTTGGCCACCTCTCCTTTGTAGACATTTGCTATTCTTCCAATGTTACTCCAAATATGCTGCACAATTTCCTCTCAGAACAGAAGACCATCTCCTACGCTGGATGCTTCACGCAGTGTCTTCTCTTCATCGCCTTAGTGATCACTGAGTTTTACATCCTTGCTTCAATGGCATTGGATCGCTATGTAGCCATTTGCAGCCCTTTACATTACAGTTCCAGGATGTCCAAGAACATTTGCATCTCTCTGGTCGCTCTGCCTTACATGTATGGCTTCCTTAATGGGCTCTCTCAGACACTGCTGACCTTTCACTTATCCTTCTGTGGCTCCCTTGAAATCAATCATTTCTACTGTGCTGATCCTCCTCTTATCATGCTGGCCTGCTCTGACACCCGTGTCAAAAAGATGGCAATGTTTGTAGTTGCAGGCTTTACTCTCTCAAGCTCTCTCTTCATCATTCTTCTGtcctatcttttcatttttgcagCGATCTTCAGGATCCGTTCTGCTGAAGGCAGGCACAAAGCCTTTTCTACGTGTGCTTCCCACCTGACAATAGTCACTTTGTTTTATGGAACCCTCTTCTGCATGTACGTAAGGCCTCCATCAGAGAAGTCTGTAGAGGAGTCCAAAATAACTGCAGTCTTTTATAGTTTTTTGAGCCCAATGCTGAACCCATTGATCTATAGCCTACGGAACAGAGATGTAATCCTTGCCATACAACAAATGATTAGGGGAAAATCCTTTTGTAAAACTGCAGTTTAG